One part of the Nocardioides conyzicola genome encodes these proteins:
- a CDS encoding TraR/DksA family transcriptional regulator, producing the protein MARSTRKSIAGTAKAAARTVMSRRAPAKAAATTSSSSTAKKAAPAKKAAPVKKAAPAKKAAPVKKAAPAKKAAPAKKAAPIKKAAPAKKAAPAKKAAPVKKAAPAKKAAPAKKTPVKKAAPAKKTPVKKAAPATKATPAKKAAPVTKAVPAKKAAPAKKAAPAKKAPARKTAPSALVVGAGEAAWTKAELKEVLDELHEQRTHSREVVEGLDSDLNGLMRDSGDGAGQDQADVGASSFERDHELMVLNSERDKLAQIERALARIDDGTYGVCESCGNPIGKMRLMAFPRATLCMTCKQREERR; encoded by the coding sequence ATGGCACGCTCCACGAGGAAGTCGATCGCCGGTACGGCGAAGGCAGCAGCCCGCACCGTGATGTCCCGGCGGGCGCCCGCGAAGGCGGCGGCGACCACGAGCTCCAGCTCGACCGCGAAGAAGGCAGCGCCGGCGAAGAAGGCGGCTCCGGTCAAGAAGGCGGCTCCCGCGAAGAAGGCAGCGCCGGTCAAGAAGGCAGCCCCCGCGAAGAAGGCAGCCCCCGCGAAGAAGGCAGCCCCGATCAAGAAGGCAGCTCCCGCGAAGAAGGCGGCCCCCGCGAAGAAGGCAGCCCCGGTCAAGAAAGCAGCCCCCGCGAAGAAGGCAGCGCCGGCCAAGAAGACGCCCGTGAAGAAGGCAGCGCCGGCCAAGAAGACGCCCGTGAAGAAGGCCGCCCCGGCCACGAAGGCCACTCCCGCCAAGAAGGCAGCTCCCGTGACGAAGGCCGTACCCGCCAAGAAGGCAGCCCCCGCGAAGAAGGCGGCCCCCGCCAAGAAGGCGCCCGCCCGCAAGACCGCGCCCAGCGCGCTCGTCGTCGGCGCCGGCGAGGCAGCCTGGACGAAGGCCGAGCTCAAGGAGGTGCTGGACGAGCTGCACGAGCAGCGCACGCACAGCCGCGAGGTCGTCGAGGGCCTCGACAGCGACCTCAACGGCCTGATGCGCGACTCCGGCGACGGCGCCGGACAGGACCAGGCCGATGTGGGCGCCAGCAGCTTCGAGCGCGACCACGAGCTGATGGTGCTCAACAGCGAGCGCGACAAACTGGCCCAGATCGAGCGGGCGCTCGCGCGCATCGACGACGGCACCTACGGGGTCTGTGAGTCGTGCGGCAACCCCATCGGCAAGATGCGGCTCATGGCCTTCCCGCGTGCCACACTGTGCATGACATGCAAGCAGCGCGAGGAGCGTCGCTGA
- a CDS encoding DivIVA domain-containing protein — protein sequence MPLTPEDVSNKRFTPVRLREGYDMGEVDQFLDEVEAELARLTKENDDLRSKLTAAQSGAPAPAAPQPVVEKTPEPEPEPTPVPTPEPVVAATPVETIRVETVPQASNAAARLLEIATRNADELVEEAKNEADKIIAEARTKSERLDVESRTKADRLEADARTRAQMLDSETAERRRQMFGDLEKERDKLNGEVENLRSFEREYRSRLKSYFSQQLESLNTGSEAPASGGDEAPAPKRLRSILGEDDA from the coding sequence ATGCCGCTGACGCCTGAGGACGTGAGCAACAAGCGCTTTACTCCCGTCCGGCTCCGCGAGGGCTACGACATGGGTGAGGTCGATCAGTTCCTCGACGAGGTGGAGGCAGAGCTCGCGCGGCTCACGAAGGAGAACGACGACCTCAGGTCGAAGCTCACCGCCGCGCAGTCCGGTGCTCCGGCGCCCGCAGCGCCCCAGCCCGTGGTCGAGAAGACGCCCGAGCCCGAGCCGGAGCCCACGCCGGTTCCGACGCCCGAGCCGGTCGTCGCTGCGACGCCGGTGGAGACGATCCGGGTCGAGACGGTCCCGCAGGCCTCCAACGCGGCTGCGCGACTGCTCGAGATCGCGACTCGCAACGCCGACGAGCTGGTCGAGGAAGCGAAGAACGAAGCGGACAAGATCATCGCCGAGGCCCGGACCAAGTCCGAGCGTCTCGACGTGGAGTCCCGTACCAAGGCCGACCGGCTCGAGGCCGACGCTCGCACGCGTGCGCAGATGCTCGACTCCGAGACGGCCGAGCGTCGCCGGCAGATGTTCGGCGATCTCGAGAAGGAGCGCGACAAGCTCAACGGCGAGGTCGAGAACCTGCGGTCGTTCGAGCGCGAGTACCGCTCCCGGCTGAAGAGCTACTTCAGCCAGCAGCTCGAGTCGCTCAACACCGGCTCGGAGGCCCCGGCCTCCGGCGGTGACGAGGCGCCGGCGCCCAAGCGCCTGCGCTCGATCCTCGGCGAGGACGACGCCTGA
- the lspA gene encoding signal peptidase II — MQAARGASLTGDHEVDPPARPRSSRARLLAVFGLVAATMYAVDVVSKIIAVDRLTDRPDVQVVGELLVLHLVRNPGAAFSTGTGYTQVFSCLAIVAIVVICYFARRIGSLGWAFAFGFLLAGVAGNLTDRLVRGPGPLRGHVIDFFMLPHWPVFNVADISIDIAAGLILIQVFRGVRLDGTRAAHAPEAQPGTGAE; from the coding sequence ATGCAAGCAGCGCGAGGAGCGTCGCTGACCGGCGACCACGAGGTAGACCCACCCGCCCGACCCCGGAGCTCACGGGCCCGCCTGCTGGCGGTCTTCGGGCTGGTCGCCGCCACGATGTACGCCGTGGACGTGGTCTCCAAGATCATCGCCGTCGACCGACTGACCGACCGTCCGGACGTCCAGGTCGTCGGTGAACTGCTCGTGCTCCACCTGGTCCGCAACCCGGGCGCCGCGTTCAGCACCGGGACCGGCTACACCCAGGTGTTCAGCTGCCTCGCGATCGTCGCGATCGTGGTGATCTGCTACTTCGCCCGCCGGATCGGCAGCCTCGGCTGGGCCTTCGCCTTCGGGTTCCTGCTCGCCGGTGTCGCGGGCAACCTCACCGACCGGCTCGTGCGGGGGCCGGGTCCGCTGCGCGGCCACGTCATCGACTTCTTCATGCTGCCGCACTGGCCGGTCTTCAACGTCGCCGACATCAGCATCGACATCGCGGCCGGACTCATCCTGATCCAGGTGTTCCGCGGCGTACGCCTCGACGGCACCCGTGCCGCGCACGCGCCCGAGGCCCAGCCCGGGACGGGTGCCGAGTGA